The Caldanaerovirga acetigignens genome contains the following window.
CCTCCGACTATAATCCTAATTCTGCCGCTATTTTCTACCATCTTTTTTATCACGGGAGCGTTTTTTAGTATGTCCCCTTTGCCGCCCGATGTCAGCACTTCCGTAACCCTTTCGTATTTTTTAATAACGCCCAATGCCGAAAGGACATCTTCTGCCTCGTCTATAGCCCTGTGAAAAGTGACATCCAAACCATCACACTCTTTTAGAAGTTCTTCAAGCACTTTTTCGTCCACTCTGCCCGACTTCAAAACTCCCAACACTGCGCCGTTTGCCCCAAGTTCTTTTGCAACCTTTATATCCCTTTTCATTACCTCTATTTCTTCCTTCGTGTAGCAGAACGACCTGGAGTGTGGCCTTATCATAACGTTTACGGGAATGCTAACCGATGTCACTACCTTCTCTATCATTCCATAGCTCGGAGTAAGCCCACCTTCGGAAGCAGCACTCACAAGTTCCACCCTGTCAGCTCCGCACTGCTCTATTCTTTTTGCGTCATCCACGGTATAGGCTATGACCTCTATCATTAAATAGCCTTCCCTTCGTTTTCCTCTTCGTATTTTTTCTTATCCATCAGCTTGATGAAAGGCCACCATACCAGCATTACTACAAGAATATCTATTATTTGAAGTATAGCCCCTGAGATGTGCCCCGTTATTAAAAACCCTTGAATAATCGGCGGTGTGGTCCATGGAATTATTACACCTGTAGGCCTTGCGACGATATTGAAAGCCATTGCAAGGTAATTTATAACCGTTATTACGACCGGGGCGAGGATTAGCGGAATTATACCTATTGGGTTTAAAACAACCGGGAGGCCAAACATGATCGGCTCATTTATATTGAAAAGTCCCGGGAGCAGCGACAATTTCCCAAGCTCCTTGTACTGCTTTGATCGTGCCTTATACATCAAAAGGAACACAACTCCTAAAGTCGCACCAGCTCCTCCTATCCAAACCATGTCGAAAAACTGCTCGGTGATTATGTTTGGCGGAATTTTCCCGGCTTCTATGGCCGCGAGGTTGGCATCCTGAAGCGGAATCCAGAACGGCCTCATGATACCGTTAACTATAGTTCCTCCATTTAACCCTATACTCCAGAGCAGACTAATCGAGAATACCGTAGCGATAGCGCCCAAAAGGTTATTTGCAACCATTTTCTGCATAGGAAGCGA
Protein-coding sequences here:
- a CDS encoding copper homeostasis protein CutC, yielding MIEVIAYTVDDAKRIEQCGADRVELVSAASEGGLTPSYGMIEKVVTSVSIPVNVMIRPHSRSFCYTKEEIEVMKRDIKVAKELGANGAVLGVLKSGRVDEKVLEELLKECDGLDVTFHRAIDEAEDVLSALGVIKKYERVTEVLTSGGKGDILKNAPVIKKMVENSGRIRIIVGGGLTFENIARLIEITGAKAYHFGRAVRRNNSYFEEIEEEKLTRMVNLIKGMVKGK